In Exiguobacterium acetylicum, the genomic stretch TCCGATTGTTTTGCAGATTGAAGATATTTGTAGCCAGTACCTTCTTTTAAGTCGTTTTCTTTTCCGAACTTTTGGATACCTTCCCAAGCAGATTGGTTGAATGATTTATCATCCACGCCGCCTGTATCTGTAACCATACCTACTTTAAAGCCGTCTGATTTGCTGTCGCTACCTGAATCTTTCGAATCGTCGTTGCCACCACATGCTGCAAGGACCGAACTCATTGCTAAACCTGTTGCTGCTAATGCGAGAAGTGACTTCTTTTTCATCTGGAAAAATCCCCTTTCGAATATGGTCATACAAAGTTCAAGACTACGTCTAGCACCCGAGGCTGGCGATGAGGAGCGTTACGTAGGTTATGACGGAAAGCGCTTTCAGTATTTATCCTAAAACAATGGCTCACACACGTTTACGGATGACGTGGAAATCAAACTTATCTGCTCGGAAATAGTTCGCTGAAAAAAGAACGGAACGGTCGAGCTCATCATAATGCGTTTGACGCAAAGCGAGCAAAGGTTGGTCCGTATGTAATTGTTCAGCGATTTTCGGATCAATACGTGGCTCGATATGCGTCACAGCATGCGTGACACGTCGTCCAAGTTCTTTTTCTAAAGCATCAAATAATGATGTCGAAGAGGTGAACTGCTCTTCATTTTTAATATAATGGCTTGGAATCTTATCGATACAATAGACGACAGGAACATCTCCTGCGAGTCGGATTCGTTCGATTCGATAAACCAATTCATCCGGACCAAGTTGAAAACGCTCTCGGTCGCGCTCAGTCGGTTGGACCATCTCGGATGATAACACTTCTGATGTCGGAACCATACCTGCGCGCGCAATCATTTCTGTTACGCTGTACAATTCTTCGATCCCAGAAGTAAACGGTGGTCTTGCATTGATAAACGTACCGACACCGTGTTTACGGATGACGATGTTCTCATCTTCAAGAATTCGTAATGCCTCTCGAAGAGTAGCTCGACTGACGCCAAGTTGCTTTGAAAGTTCAAACTCTGAAGGGAGCTTCTCGCCTTCCTTGTAAACGCCGTCATCGATGTCAGACTTGATCTTTTCAATCACACGTAAATAAAGCAAACGATGATCTAATTTAATCGACATGACGCATCTCCATCCTCTATCTAGTTGTAACCAGTGCTCAGACTTCTGACGTATGAGAACTCCAGCCAAGATAAGTATATGACGCCCAACACAATCCTGCAATCATTTTGTAACAGGTTAGAAGTCTGACTTCTGGCGCTTTTGTAACCCTTTTCATAACGCAATCAATAATGGAAGAAAATAGGGCATTCTACCTAAGAATGCCCCTTCTTTTTTCAACGCTTATTGCTCAGGTACTTCGATTTTTCCAGAAACGACATCTGTTTTTGCTTTCTCAAGCGCAGTCAACGTCTTCTTCGAAATTTTTTCAGATGGTACGATATCAACGCCATCTTCTTTCAGACCATAACGAATCGTTTTGCCGCCCTCGAGTTTACCATCCTTCGCTGCGTTTGCTGTATCTTCGACTGCACGGTCGACACGTTTGATGACAGAAGTTAATGTAACATCTTCCGGCATACCCTCTTCTTTTTGGTCTCGGTCGACACCGATGACTGAGACATTTTCACCGTTTTTCTTGCGGTTCTTCGCTTCTGTGAAGACACCGTTTCCTGTACCACCTGCTGCTGGGAAGATGATATCTGCGCCTTTACCATACATTCCAGCTGCGATCGCTTGACCTTTTTCTGGTGCTGCGAAGTCCTCCGCATATTGGACATCGATTTTAATCTTCGGATTGACGGATTTAGCACCTGCTTCGAAACCGGCACGGAAACGCTCGATGACGTCCATCTTCATCCCACCAACGAAACCGATGTGATCTTTTTTCGTCTCCATTGCAGCAACGATCCCTGCAAGATATGCTCCTTCATTTTCCTTGAATGTGATCGACGTGACATTTTTTCCTTCAACGACGTTATCAATGATTGCGAATTGTGTGTCTTTGAATTGATCAGCAACTGTTTTGATATCTTCGTTGAACGTGTTCCCGATTCCGAAAACTAAATCTTCTCCTCCACGAGCAAGACGCGATAGATTCGGTTGATAATCTTGTTGCGATTTAGATTGTAGATAAGAGAACCCTTCATTCTTTTGAAGTTTATTGTCTTTACCGTACGCTTGCAGACCTTCCCAAGCGGATTGGTTGAACGATTTATCATCGATCCCACCCTTGTCGGCTACCATCGCAACAGAGAATTGATCTTTTTGATCGGCTTTCTCACCTGAACCACCACAAGCAGCAAGACCAACTGTCGCTACTGACATCATCGATACGATTACCTGTTTCTTCTTCATTTCATCCATCTCCTCTGCAATTATGAGAGCGCTTTCATTATCTATTTGTGAAAAAGTCGCTCCCAGCCCTCGTATTGAAGGTCGGTCACTCATATGACTGAGTATGCCAAAAACACTACTGAAAATCAACAGACGTCTGACAACTATTTTCATGAAAGCGATTTTATTTTTGATGCACTCATTAATTTTCCCAGTCATTTCTATTTATACAAAATCATCATGTCTTTTTTTCATGTGTCTTTTCTTTTTTTCGAGACACCAGTTCTTATCTATACATTTTTTTAGAAAAGAAAAGGAAGCCATGGAATATTCCATGACTTCCTTTCTACTCGATTAACGTCCCATGACGCGACGTGGTTTAGATCCTTCAGATGGACCAATCAGACCGTTTTCTTCTAACGCATCAATAAGACGGGCAGCTCGGTTGTAACCGATGCGGTACTTTCGTTGAATCATCGACGTTGATGCCGTCTCTTGCGTCAGAATGAACTGGACGACCTCATCATAAAGTGGATCGTCGACTTCTGTTTCGCCCTCTGGTACATCTTTTGGAATCATCGCTTCAACATACTGTGCCTTTTGCTGACTGATGACATGATTGACGACCTTCTCGACTTCTTCATCCGATAAAAAGGCTCCTTGTACGCGGACCGGTTTGTTCATGCCGTTACCAAGTAACAACATATCTCCTCGTCCGAGCAATTTATCAGCGCCTCCCGTATCAAGAATCGTCCGCGAGTCGGTCGCACTCGATACACTGAATGCGATCCGCGACGGGATATTCGCCTTGATGACACCGGTGATGATGTCAACACTCGGACGCTGCGTTGCGATGACCATATGAATTCCTGCTGCTCGTGCCATTTGTGCAAGTCGCATGATTGCATCTTCGACTTCGTTTGACGCGACCATCATCAAGTCAGCTAACTCATCGACGATGACGACGATGTACGGTAATCGTTGATGCACTTTCTCCTCTGCGTTCATCTTATCGATCAGTGCATTGTAGCCTTCGATGTTGCGCGCTCCATTTTGACTGAAGATCTCATAACGACGTTCCATTTCCGAGACGACCTGCTTTAATGCCTGTGCCGCTTTTTTAGGATCGGTGACGACAGGTGCTAAGAGGTGCGGAATGCCGTTGTAGACGTTCAATTCGACCATTTTCGGGTCAATCATCATCAAACGGACTTCATCCGGTCGTGCCCGCATCAATATCGAGACAATCATCCCGTTGATACAGACTGATTTACCGGAACCCGTCGAGCCGGCAACTAAGACGTGTGGCATCTTATTCAACTTCGCTGTCACTGTCTCACCAGAAATGCTCCGTCCGAGTGCGACGAGCAAACGATCGCTGTCGGATTGGACGCTCTCCGCTCCTAGTACTTCTCGAAGTGATACCATGGCGACTTCACGGTTCGGCACCTCGATGCCAACAGCCGCTTTACCTGGAATCGGTGCTTCGATCCGGATATCTTTTGCGGCTAATGCTAGCGCTAAGTCATCGGCAAGTCCCGTGATTCGACTAAGCTTGATTCCTTGT encodes the following:
- a CDS encoding GntR family transcriptional regulator, with translation MSIKLDHRLLYLRVIEKIKSDIDDGVYKEGEKLPSEFELSKQLGVSRATLREALRILEDENIVIRKHGVGTFINARPPFTSGIEELYSVTEMIARAGMVPTSEVLSSEMVQPTERDRERFQLGPDELVYRIERIRLAGDVPVVYCIDKIPSHYIKNEEQFTSSTSLFDALEKELGRRVTHAVTHIEPRIDPKIAEQLHTDQPLLALRQTHYDELDRSVLFSANYFRADKFDFHVIRKRV
- a CDS encoding DNA translocase FtsK, whose amino-acid sequence is MATTKRKPVRKKTPPRKRPAAKKQRQPIAYRTYATIIAIVSLLAFVLAFGEFGKVGLTLADGGERLIGQFGSLLYGGIGAVLLLLLSNASRAQKWAWSMLLMGSVVWIDLLLGAPRGILNGWLYQNAAYYISSAGAFLIGLFFIGTAVHILRPSFYGELWLGLRERVEEFRNREREPRPRVEKELKSKPVREKKPKTLRPATVEEPIETEQEAEDPSVNIQDVPIIGFTDHVEPQAAETQGPLTMTETPDGYQLPSLDLLAEPTSKDLSGENKRLKDNATKLIATLKSFGIGAKVLKIHLGPSVTKYEIEPKQGIKLSRITGLADDLALALAAKDIRIEAPIPGKAAVGIEVPNREVAMVSLREVLGAESVQSDSDRLLVALGRSISGETVTAKLNKMPHVLVAGSTGSGKSVCINGMIVSILMRARPDEVRLMMIDPKMVELNVYNGIPHLLAPVVTDPKKAAQALKQVVSEMERRYEIFSQNGARNIEGYNALIDKMNAEEKVHQRLPYIVVIVDELADLMMVASNEVEDAIMRLAQMARAAGIHMVIATQRPSVDIITGVIKANIPSRIAFSVSSATDSRTILDTGGADKLLGRGDMLLLGNGMNKPVRVQGAFLSDEEVEKVVNHVISQQKAQYVEAMIPKDVPEGETEVDDPLYDEVVQFILTQETASTSMIQRKYRIGYNRAARLIDALEENGLIGPSEGSKPRRVMGR
- a CDS encoding BMP family lipoprotein, coding for MKKKQVIVSMMSVATVGLAACGGSGEKADQKDQFSVAMVADKGGIDDKSFNQSAWEGLQAYGKDNKLQKNEGFSYLQSKSQQDYQPNLSRLARGGEDLVFGIGNTFNEDIKTVADQFKDTQFAIIDNVVEGKNVTSITFKENEGAYLAGIVAAMETKKDHIGFVGGMKMDVIERFRAGFEAGAKSVNPKIKIDVQYAEDFAAPEKGQAIAAGMYGKGADIIFPAAGGTGNGVFTEAKNRKKNGENVSVIGVDRDQKEEGMPEDVTLTSVIKRVDRAVEDTANAAKDGKLEGGKTIRYGLKEDGVDIVPSEKISKKTLTALEKAKTDVVSGKIEVPEQ